One part of the Bacteroidia bacterium genome encodes these proteins:
- the sprA gene encoding cell surface protein SprA, which translates to MSKISITVLLWAIGSIFYNPDGTQEQREEELPLAYHEEASLELWSPDQIAVEDTSKKKKKNPNNRVGDPTRQDRVTPLYLKNPRNFQQTFELNEEGGYNIYEKIGKINFRPPSTISFEDYLEYRRKKGVTDYFREQASSSNEENRGGLSLDINIDELSDVFGGGTISIRPTGYATLDFSIDNNKTENPSIPLRQQSTTTFNFDQQIQLGVIGQIGEKLKLNVNFDTQATFDFENELKLAHQGTEDQILQDIEAGNVNMQLGNSLIQGRQNLFGLKTRLRFGPVYVTAIASTERGKVESIAVAGGGAVETPFEKEAADYDANRHFFLSHYFRSRYEDALRTLPVISSTLRINRVEVWVQQQGATRNQRNAVGFVDLGENDNPVAGGQGRVYNEDLVQSTSVRLPDNESNNLFDLLTNSPAARQQSSAKSAIESLGVQMRNTEDFEILGNMRRLDQTEYQLNSQLGYISLNSPVPNGQVLFVAFDYTLNGQNFQVGEFGDDVPANPTNSDVIFVKMLRPSVLRVSPYPAWDLMMKNIYNIGYGLKSENFFLDIRYESGTSAGKINFLPTGAVANRQLIQVMGVDRLTNNTAPNPDNFFDYIEGVTVRSDRGLVIFPKLEPFGSHLANQLENDQNEVTKYVFQQLYDETQANAIQNFPELNRFTLEGYYRSAGGAEIPLNTFNLAEGSVTVTAGGQRLTENVDYQVDYFGGKVTIINQSILTSGREIKVDYESSSLYQVQTKTLLGARAEYAPNDRINFGLTAMNLREQPFNQKLTLGDEPTNNTLWGLDATYSGESDFLTKAIDRLPLITTKEKSNIDFAFEGAQFIPGVPKAIRNSQDRGVVYLEDFEAAATPFSLQGQQRWKLASFPDGNETLRNPAEIYMGDSLAENYTRAKLAWYQIDQTFYQGFGIEIPDEDRSNNYTRQVDPIELFPTSTRPFGQNLQLTFDLNYKPTERGPYNYQKDQQKLDANSGDFTSPTENWAGVMREIDVNNDFEATNVEFVEFWLMDPFMENPNHAGGEFYFNLGLIDEDVLPDQNLSRENGLPGPNDNPNVTPTPYGLVSIGNPSTNAFDNDPDKRQAQDIGLDGLNSVSEDTFFQDNFLGPLRNYLSPAAFSELQTDPSSDDFLHFRNEEYENRSAGILERYSEFNGMENNSPVQEQRTNFVTQATQQPDSEDLNENGSLNFAEQYWEYKIQLRPGSMVPGQNFIVDRIDSDANTPNGPVPVTWYQFRIPISTGRAVNDIADFKSINFMRMYLTDFEEDVILRMTEFQLIAAQWRRFAGDLRGDGIAPPPAEPPFASFDIGTVSVEENSSKQPFNYVLPPGIEQQSLNGNTNQGFLQDERSLTLNICDLEDGDGRAMFKTVTYDMRQYDRLRLFMHAEPVEDGVRPSNFNDRGDAVAFIRLGLDNDFNYYEYEIPLTPSIDGVQTRDNIWLLQNEFDFALSQFAVAKNDRNLAQTGLIYRHEYRDSTMEEGHKIYVKGTPKLSDVRNIMIGVRNPEDPTGERICLEVWVNELRLTNFDREKGYAANLNTTIQLADLGSISASGAFKTSGFGPLGQKISNRPLEDNYRYDLSANITLDKFFPKKWGLSLPVYATYGEHFINPQFNPQEADVRTDKLIEALDQESARAKLQEIQDYTRTRSISFNNWRKGKSQGRPGETGKPAKPPKSWPWDISNFDFTYAFNEQFSRNSVIQSRLNTQHRGMINYRYNFPQVQVQPFKNFDKLKFLHFINFSPVPTSVSVSIAGDRQFEARQMRPTSLFGGFVDTTFAKNFRLNRTYNLVWNFTRNLQFTYSANNVSRVDEVRGFWETASQRERDSVGTLIDNLIHLGRDRARGHNNLINMGRTTNFTHNFNIAYQLPFSQIRPLDWLNGTVNYSGTYNWQQAPETNPELGNTIGNSQNVQANARINLDGFYKKFKPIKTILEESKNKNQGRNLPQRQRPGQREEPKAPEADIAAEEDTVKKDPLKFLKVIGKEIVKLALSVKNVDLTYASNNGTILPGYLPQTDNFGIDWDYINPVTGQRGSILAPTAGFILGSQADIRTIAAENFWITQDTNLTSLYMQNQQDNLTGRASIELFPGFRIDVTANRSITQNGSEYFRWDPISQNYDNFDPLRNGSFSMSYIFIGTAFKEGLFTTGGEKSLAFDEFSQNRVAISQRLAAENPYIGQLDPRAGNEPLKGGFANGYPGTNQDVLIPSLLAAYGVYEADKISLSSLPRIPLPNWSLNYNVLTGFPDLKNTFNAIALKHTYRATYSIGTFNNNLKSLDPGGFGYSSAFDDLEPDDFGNVSNFYALDNYRIVQIQEQFSPLLGLTMTFKNGATASIDYKKGRQISFNVGNLVLTELQNQDIAVLFGWRKDKLNWNFTLGGKPVSLNNSLNISFRATLRDTRETNRFLTPSGTVDELASARNPETTRGAFNFILSPSIDYVVNSRLNVKLFFERNVNNPYVSNSFRTSFASGGFQLRFTLAQ; encoded by the coding sequence TTGTCTAAGATCAGCATCACTGTGCTGCTCTGGGCTATAGGATCTATTTTCTATAATCCAGACGGTACTCAAGAGCAGCGTGAAGAAGAGTTGCCCCTTGCCTATCATGAAGAGGCTTCTTTGGAGCTTTGGTCCCCGGACCAAATCGCAGTAGAGGATACTTCCAAAAAGAAGAAAAAAAACCCTAATAACAGAGTTGGGGATCCTACACGTCAGGATCGTGTTACGCCTCTTTACCTTAAGAATCCCAGAAACTTCCAGCAGACATTCGAACTCAATGAAGAGGGCGGGTATAATATCTATGAGAAGATCGGAAAGATCAATTTCCGTCCACCTTCTACCATCTCATTTGAAGATTACCTTGAGTACAGAAGAAAAAAAGGAGTAACAGACTATTTCCGGGAACAAGCATCATCCTCAAATGAAGAAAATCGCGGGGGACTTTCTCTGGATATCAACATCGACGAACTATCTGATGTATTTGGAGGCGGAACGATCTCAATCAGACCGACCGGTTATGCCACTCTTGATTTCTCAATTGATAATAATAAGACAGAGAATCCGTCTATTCCACTCCGTCAACAAAGTACCACTACCTTTAATTTCGATCAGCAGATCCAGCTAGGGGTAATTGGGCAGATAGGAGAAAAACTCAAACTGAATGTAAACTTCGATACCCAGGCTACTTTCGATTTTGAAAACGAATTGAAGCTAGCGCATCAGGGAACAGAAGATCAGATTCTTCAAGATATTGAAGCGGGTAATGTAAACATGCAATTGGGCAACTCTCTTATCCAGGGGCGCCAAAATCTTTTTGGATTAAAAACGCGTTTGCGCTTTGGGCCTGTTTACGTTACAGCCATTGCTTCTACGGAGCGAGGCAAAGTTGAAAGTATTGCAGTAGCAGGAGGTGGAGCAGTCGAAACTCCTTTTGAAAAGGAAGCTGCAGACTATGATGCCAACCGACACTTCTTCCTCTCTCATTATTTCCGTTCGCGATATGAGGATGCACTCAGAACTCTCCCTGTCATCTCCTCTACCCTTCGTATCAACCGGGTAGAAGTCTGGGTACAGCAGCAGGGAGCAACCAGAAACCAAAGAAATGCCGTAGGTTTTGTTGACCTTGGTGAAAATGATAATCCGGTAGCCGGTGGTCAGGGTAGGGTCTATAATGAAGACCTTGTTCAAAGCACCTCCGTCAGACTTCCGGACAACGAATCCAATAATCTGTTTGACCTTCTAACTAACTCTCCTGCAGCACGCCAACAAAGCTCTGCGAAATCAGCTATCGAATCATTAGGAGTACAGATGAGGAATACCGAGGATTTTGAGATCCTGGGTAATATGCGGAGACTGGATCAGACCGAGTATCAGTTAAATTCGCAGCTCGGGTATATCTCACTAAATTCTCCTGTCCCCAATGGTCAGGTGCTCTTCGTAGCATTTGACTATACCCTGAATGGTCAAAACTTTCAGGTGGGGGAATTTGGAGATGATGTCCCAGCCAATCCGACCAATTCGGATGTGATCTTTGTGAAGATGTTGAGACCATCAGTCCTACGGGTCAGTCCTTATCCGGCCTGGGACCTGATGATGAAAAATATCTATAACATTGGCTATGGACTAAAGTCAGAAAACTTTTTCCTGGACATCCGATATGAATCAGGAACCAGTGCAGGTAAGATCAACTTCCTCCCAACTGGTGCTGTGGCCAACCGCCAGTTGATCCAGGTAATGGGGGTTGACCGTTTGACAAACAATACTGCACCCAATCCGGATAACTTCTTCGACTATATAGAAGGAGTTACCGTTCGTTCAGATCGAGGCCTTGTCATCTTCCCCAAACTCGAACCCTTTGGTTCGCATTTGGCGAATCAGCTGGAAAATGATCAGAATGAGGTTACCAAATATGTTTTCCAGCAATTGTATGATGAAACCCAGGCCAATGCCATTCAGAATTTTCCAGAGCTTAACCGCTTCACCCTGGAAGGATATTATCGTTCTGCGGGAGGGGCCGAAATTCCGCTAAATACATTCAACCTCGCCGAAGGAAGTGTGACCGTTACAGCCGGTGGACAAAGACTGACAGAAAATGTCGATTATCAGGTAGACTATTTTGGTGGAAAGGTGACCATCATCAATCAATCCATCCTGACTTCTGGAAGGGAAATCAAAGTTGACTACGAAAGTTCTTCTTTATACCAGGTTCAAACCAAAACCCTGCTGGGAGCAAGAGCAGAATATGCGCCCAATGATCGCATAAATTTCGGGCTGACTGCCATGAACCTGAGGGAGCAGCCTTTCAACCAAAAGCTGACCCTGGGTGATGAACCTACCAATAATACCCTCTGGGGATTGGATGCAACCTATAGCGGAGAATCTGACTTTTTGACCAAAGCTATAGACCGACTTCCCCTCATCACTACCAAAGAAAAATCAAACATAGATTTTGCCTTTGAAGGGGCTCAATTTATTCCCGGTGTTCCAAAGGCCATCCGAAATTCGCAAGATAGAGGAGTTGTCTATCTGGAAGACTTTGAGGCTGCTGCGACTCCTTTCAGTTTGCAAGGACAACAAAGATGGAAACTCGCTTCTTTCCCTGACGGAAATGAAACCTTGAGAAATCCAGCAGAAATCTATATGGGAGATAGTTTGGCCGAGAACTATACCCGGGCGAAACTTGCCTGGTATCAGATTGACCAAACCTTTTATCAGGGATTTGGGATAGAAATTCCGGATGAAGATAGAAGCAATAACTATACGCGTCAGGTAGATCCTATTGAATTGTTCCCTACCTCCACCCGACCGTTCGGACAAAATTTACAGTTGACTTTTGACCTCAACTATAAGCCGACAGAAAGGGGACCTTACAACTATCAAAAAGACCAGCAAAAACTGGATGCCAATAGTGGAGATTTTACCAGCCCAACAGAAAACTGGGCAGGGGTAATGAGAGAAATTGACGTTAACAATGACTTCGAAGCTACCAATGTAGAATTTGTGGAGTTCTGGTTGATGGACCCTTTCATGGAAAATCCCAATCATGCGGGAGGTGAGTTTTACTTCAACCTGGGACTAATAGATGAAGACGTTCTACCAGATCAAAACCTGAGTAGAGAAAATGGTCTTCCCGGACCCAATGACAATCCGAATGTAACGCCTACTCCTTATGGTTTGGTCTCAATCGGTAACCCCTCTACAAATGCCTTCGATAATGATCCCGATAAAAGACAGGCACAGGATATTGGATTGGATGGGTTGAATTCTGTATCAGAGGACACCTTTTTCCAGGACAATTTTCTGGGGCCATTGAGAAACTACCTGAGTCCCGCCGCTTTCTCGGAGCTACAGACTGACCCCAGTTCGGATGACTTCCTCCACTTTAGAAATGAGGAATATGAAAATAGATCTGCCGGTATTCTCGAAAGATATTCTGAGTTCAACGGGATGGAGAACAACTCCCCCGTTCAGGAACAAAGAACCAATTTCGTTACCCAGGCAACTCAGCAACCGGATTCAGAAGACTTGAATGAAAACGGGAGTTTAAACTTTGCCGAGCAATACTGGGAATACAAAATCCAGCTACGCCCCGGCTCTATGGTCCCCGGACAAAACTTCATTGTGGACCGTATCGACTCTGATGCAAATACACCTAATGGTCCGGTTCCGGTTACCTGGTACCAGTTTAGAATTCCCATCAGTACAGGTAGAGCTGTAAATGATATCGCAGATTTCAAATCGATCAATTTCATGCGTATGTATTTGACCGATTTCGAGGAAGATGTGATCCTGCGGATGACAGAGTTCCAATTGATCGCGGCTCAGTGGCGTCGTTTTGCCGGAGATTTAAGAGGAGATGGAATTGCCCCTCCTCCAGCAGAGCCTCCTTTTGCAAGCTTTGACATCGGTACAGTTTCAGTGGAAGAGAACTCTTCCAAGCAGCCCTTCAACTATGTACTGCCTCCGGGTATCGAGCAACAGAGCCTCAATGGAAATACCAATCAGGGTTTCCTTCAGGACGAACGCTCACTAACCCTGAATATTTGCGATCTCGAAGATGGAGATGGTCGCGCCATGTTTAAAACGGTCACCTATGACATGCGACAATATGACCGACTCCGGCTCTTTATGCATGCCGAGCCTGTCGAAGATGGGGTACGACCGTCCAACTTCAATGATCGAGGAGATGCGGTAGCCTTTATTCGACTGGGGCTGGATAATGATTTCAACTATTATGAATACGAAATCCCTTTGACGCCTTCCATCGATGGTGTTCAAACCCGGGACAATATATGGTTGTTGCAGAATGAGTTTGACTTTGCCCTTTCTCAATTTGCTGTAGCAAAAAATGACCGAAATCTCGCCCAAACCGGCTTGATTTATCGACATGAGTATCGAGACTCAACCATGGAAGAAGGGCATAAGATTTACGTAAAAGGTACGCCCAAACTTAGTGATGTTCGTAATATCATGATCGGTGTGAGAAATCCGGAAGATCCTACTGGTGAACGGATTTGTTTAGAGGTTTGGGTGAATGAATTGCGGTTGACAAATTTTGATCGGGAAAAAGGATATGCGGCGAATTTGAATACAACCATTCAATTGGCAGATCTGGGCTCTATCAGTGCATCAGGTGCATTCAAGACTTCCGGCTTTGGCCCATTGGGACAAAAGATTTCCAATCGTCCACTGGAGGATAATTATCGCTATGACCTTTCCGCTAATATTACCCTGGATAAATTCTTCCCGAAGAAATGGGGACTCAGCCTTCCGGTATATGCTACCTATGGAGAGCACTTTATCAATCCCCAGTTCAACCCACAGGAAGCGGATGTACGAACCGATAAATTGATCGAGGCACTAGACCAGGAATCAGCCCGAGCCAAATTGCAGGAGATTCAGGACTACACCCGGACCCGATCCATTTCTTTCAATAACTGGAGAAAAGGAAAATCACAGGGAAGGCCCGGAGAAACCGGAAAACCGGCCAAGCCCCCAAAAAGCTGGCCCTGGGATATTTCAAACTTTGACTTCACTTATGCTTTCAATGAGCAATTCTCTCGAAACTCGGTGATCCAGTCGAGATTGAATACCCAACACCGGGGAATGATCAATTATCGATACAATTTCCCCCAGGTACAGGTACAGCCCTTCAAGAATTTTGATAAACTTAAATTCCTGCATTTCATCAACTTCAGTCCGGTGCCTACCTCGGTTTCTGTGAGTATTGCAGGAGACAGGCAGTTTGAAGCACGACAAATGCGTCCGACCTCTCTTTTCGGAGGATTTGTGGATACAACTTTCGCCAAAAACTTCCGCCTCAACAGGACCTATAATCTGGTATGGAATTTCACCCGAAACCTCCAATTCACCTACTCAGCCAATAATGTATCAAGGGTAGATGAGGTAAGAGGATTTTGGGAAACAGCTTCCCAAAGAGAAAGGGATTCGGTAGGTACCCTGATCGATAATCTGATCCATTTAGGTAGAGATAGAGCGAGAGGGCATAACAACCTCATTAATATGGGTCGAACCACCAATTTTACCCATAACTTCAATATTGCCTATCAATTACCCTTTAGTCAAATACGGCCCTTAGACTGGTTGAATGGTACGGTAAATTATAGTGGTACTTATAATTGGCAACAGGCTCCGGAAACCAATCCGGAACTGGGAAATACCATTGGTAACTCTCAAAATGTACAGGCCAATGCTCGAATAAATCTGGATGGTTTTTACAAGAAATTTAAACCCATCAAGACCATATTAGAGGAAAGTAAGAATAAAAATCAGGGAAGAAATCTTCCGCAAAGGCAACGTCCGGGTCAAAGAGAAGAACCCAAAGCTCCAGAAGCAGATATTGCTGCAGAAGAGGATACGGTCAAAAAAGATCCGCTGAAATTCCTGAAAGTTATTGGTAAAGAGATTGTCAAGTTGGCTCTGAGTGTCAAAAATGTAGACCTCACCTATGCCAGTAACAATGGTACCATCCTGCCGGGTTATCTTCCTCAAACTGATAACTTTGGGATCGACTGGGATTATATCAATCCCGTAACGGGCCAACGGGGTTCCATTCTCGCGCCAACGGCAGGCTTTATACTCGGTAGTCAGGCCGATATTCGAACGATAGCAGCGGAGAATTTCTGGATCACCCAGGATACCAATCTGACTTCTCTGTATATGCAAAATCAGCAGGACAATCTGACGGGTAGAGCTTCTATAGAACTCTTCCCCGGTTTCAGAATAGATGTTACTGCGAATAGAAGCATCACGCAAAATGGAAGTGAGTATTTCCGCTGGGATCCGATCAGTCAGAACTACGATAATTTTGATCCACTGAGAAACGGTAGTTTTTCTATGTCCTATATCTTTATCGGTACAGCCTTTAAGGAAGGACTATTCACAACAGGTGGAGAAAAATCGCTGGCCTTTGATGAGTTCTCCCAAAATCGGGTTGCCATTTCACAGCGATTGGCAGCAGAGAACCCTTATATCGGGCAGCTTGATCCCCGGGCCGGAAATGAACCTCTCAAAGGAGGCTTTGCAAATGGATATCCCGGAACGAATCAGGACGTATTGATTCCTTCTTTGCTTGCGGCTTATGGGGTGTATGAAGCAGATAAAATTTCCTTATCCAGCTTACCGAGGATTCCCTTGCCCAACTGGAGTTTGAACTATAATGTATTGACCGGTTTCCCTGATCTGAAAAATACCTTTAATGCAATTGCGCTTAAACATACCTATCGAGCGACCTATTCGATCGGTACCTTCAACAACAACCTGAAATCGCTCGATCCCGGTGGATTTGGATATTCTTCAGCCTTCGACGATTTGGAGCCGGATGACTTCGGAAATGTATCCAACTTTTATGCATTGGATAACTATCGAATCGTGCAGATTCAGGAGCAATTCTCTCCTCTATTGGGTCTTACCATGACTTTCAAAAATGGAGCGACTGCTTCTATTGACTATAAAAAAGGAAGGCAGATCAGCTTCAATGTAGGTAACCTGGTATTGACGGAATTGCAAAATCAGGATATAGCGGTTCTCTTTGGTTGGAGAAAGGATAAGCTGAACTGGAACTTTACCCTGGGAGGTAAGCCCGTGAGTTTGAACAATAGCTTGAACATAAGCTTCCGTGCGACCCTGAGAGATACGCGTGAAACCAATCGCTTCCTGACACCTTCGGGCACAGTTGATGAATTGGCTTCTGCAAGGAATCCTGAGACAACACGGGGAGCTTTCAATTTTATCCTCTCACCTTCTATCGATTATGTAGTTAATAGCCGATTGAATGTGAAGCTTTTCTTCGAAAGAAACGTCAACAATCCTTATGTCAGTAACTCCTTCCGGACTTCCTTCGCAAGCGGAGGTTTCCAGTTGAGATTTACCCTGGCACAATAG
- the ruvA gene encoding Holliday junction branch migration protein RuvA, whose product MIAYLDGKLAQIDPSFAIIECNGIGYLVKISLNTFSQIKEKEKVKLLTYFQVREDAQVLYGFSNAREKVLFEQLIGISGVGGNTAIMILSSISPEELYMAIQSEDTMALKRVKGIGAKTAGRIVLELKDKIKLDGEIVSPGVGQKLAESSKKQEALTALANLGLPKNQMSKRIDKILSEAGGDLSVEQIIKQALRNP is encoded by the coding sequence ATGATCGCTTACCTGGACGGAAAACTCGCACAGATCGATCCTTCTTTTGCCATTATTGAATGTAATGGCATTGGCTATTTGGTAAAAATATCCCTCAATACCTTTAGCCAGATAAAAGAAAAAGAGAAGGTAAAACTCCTCACCTACTTTCAGGTTAGAGAAGATGCACAGGTATTATATGGCTTTAGCAATGCCCGGGAGAAAGTTCTCTTTGAGCAATTGATCGGCATATCCGGAGTTGGCGGAAATACAGCAATCATGATTCTTTCCAGCATTTCGCCTGAAGAATTGTACATGGCCATTCAGTCAGAAGATACAATGGCACTAAAACGGGTAAAAGGAATCGGAGCTAAAACTGCAGGACGTATTGTATTGGAACTCAAGGATAAGATCAAACTAGACGGAGAAATCGTAAGTCCGGGCGTAGGACAAAAGCTGGCAGAAAGCAGCAAAAAACAGGAAGCTTTGACTGCGCTTGCTAACCTCGGTTTGCCCAAAAATCAGATGAGTAAACGCATCGATAAAATCCTTTCAGAAGCCGGAGGAGATTTGTCTGTAGAACAAATCATTAAACAGGCATTACGCAATCCTTGA
- a CDS encoding porin family protein, producing MNKQLTFILTTILFFSFQFSFAQEGFKLGGFFMPQGSLLLNQDDMDLAEDIYQTEVLGGVAAGAIVGYNFNDNFGIRANVMYSQEGGRYTDKRDDFFRNEYVTRLEYVKIPIMIGYNADPFNNKVMLSLYAGPQISFLSRGLAYNDNPEFDPGIPDNFSNFPSTFSTYDDINYSVVGDLGVDIYLTPEAVMNLHLRLDYSLNDVEDKDVSYQLTENGSTTTVPFWSSSRAETNALSVGLMVGITFTIGGYY from the coding sequence ATGAACAAGCAGCTGACTTTTATTTTAACTACAATTCTGTTCTTTTCTTTTCAATTTAGCTTTGCACAGGAAGGCTTTAAATTGGGAGGCTTCTTTATGCCACAAGGATCTCTACTGTTAAATCAGGATGATATGGATTTGGCTGAAGATATTTATCAAACAGAAGTACTAGGTGGAGTAGCTGCTGGTGCTATCGTGGGCTACAATTTCAATGACAATTTCGGGATACGTGCCAATGTGATGTATTCGCAGGAAGGGGGAAGATATACGGACAAAAGAGATGACTTCTTCAGAAATGAATACGTAACTCGCCTGGAGTATGTAAAGATTCCTATCATGATTGGTTACAATGCCGACCCTTTCAATAATAAGGTTATGCTAAGCCTGTATGCAGGTCCTCAGATTTCTTTCCTTTCTCGTGGACTTGCTTATAATGACAATCCCGAATTTGATCCTGGCATTCCTGATAATTTCAGCAATTTCCCTTCGACTTTCAGTACCTACGATGACATCAATTATAGTGTAGTTGGTGATTTGGGAGTAGATATATATTTGACTCCTGAAGCGGTTATGAATCTTCACCTTCGCCTGGATTACAGCCTCAATGATGTCGAAGATAAAGACGTAAGTTACCAGCTTACAGAAAATGGCTCTACGACTACTGTTCCCTTCTGGTCCAGTTCGAGAGCAGAAACCAATGCCCTCAGTGTAGGATTGATGGTTGGAATTACCTTTACCATAGGCGGCTACTACTAA
- a CDS encoding anhydro-N-acetylmuramic acid kinase, with the protein MSNSYQGIGLMSGTSMDGLDIACCTFIEEGDSYSFSLDAVRQVDFGETWTTRLLCLMDQSAEVYAKTNVYFGHWMGEQIRDFIKDFKLKPDFVATHGQTIFHQPHKNFTAQIGDGESIVSYLPCPLVSNFRNKDVALGGEGAPLIPLVEKYLFPQYKLFLNLGGFSNMTFGKLAFDVSPCNIVLNHLYREYAPEAETDYDPEGETARSGQLIPDLLEQLNAHAYFAQEAPKSLGWEWVLGEVMPVLATREEPKADLMHTYALHAAQQIAKAVEALGAKDEKILITGGGRHNTFLMELIESELKRHQIEVDASISTEIIDYKEAIGFAFLGLRTLRAKPTVMASVTGAKIEASCGSIHLPPSGARAFL; encoded by the coding sequence ATGTCAAACTCCTACCAGGGCATTGGTCTCATGTCGGGCACATCTATGGACGGTTTGGATATCGCCTGTTGCACCTTTATTGAAGAAGGAGATAGCTATAGCTTTAGCCTGGATGCTGTGAGGCAGGTGGATTTTGGAGAAACCTGGACGACTCGACTCTTGTGTTTGATGGACCAAAGTGCAGAGGTCTATGCGAAGACAAATGTCTATTTCGGACATTGGATGGGAGAGCAGATTCGGGACTTTATTAAAGACTTTAAGTTAAAGCCCGATTTCGTAGCGACACATGGGCAAACCATTTTTCATCAACCCCATAAGAATTTCACCGCCCAGATTGGAGATGGCGAAAGCATTGTCTCTTATTTGCCCTGTCCCCTGGTGAGCAATTTTCGAAATAAGGACGTTGCACTGGGAGGAGAGGGAGCGCCTCTGATTCCTTTAGTAGAAAAATATCTCTTTCCCCAATACAAACTCTTTCTCAATCTCGGCGGCTTTTCCAATATGACCTTTGGAAAGCTTGCCTTTGATGTTTCACCCTGTAATATTGTTCTGAATCACTTGTATAGAGAATATGCACCGGAAGCGGAAACAGATTATGATCCCGAAGGAGAGACGGCCCGTTCTGGTCAATTGATTCCTGATTTGCTGGAGCAATTGAATGCCCATGCTTATTTCGCCCAAGAAGCCCCAAAATCTCTCGGATGGGAATGGGTCTTGGGTGAAGTCATGCCTGTACTTGCGACTAGAGAAGAGCCAAAAGCCGACCTTATGCATACCTATGCTTTGCATGCCGCACAACAAATCGCGAAAGCTGTGGAAGCATTGGGCGCAAAAGATGAAAAAATCCTGATCACCGGAGGGGGAAGACACAATACATTTCTGATGGAATTGATCGAATCAGAACTAAAGCGTCACCAAATCGAGGTAGATGCATCTATTTCTACTGAGATCATTGATTATAAAGAAGCAATTGGTTTTGCTTTTTTAGGGTTAAGAACCCTCAGAGCCAAACCTACAGTCATGGCATCGGTAACAGGAGCAAAAATTGAGGCAAGCTGTGGTTCGATCCATCTACCCCCAAGCGGAGCAAGGGCTTTTCTGTAA
- a CDS encoding DUF547 domain-containing protein, producing MKKVVWILAGMGALLGILYYMAFPSYGSAPMGNKNSKAPDHQIWDQLLKAHIKADGLVDYRGFQADNAQLETYLDQLSNNAPTDAWTEAEKLAYWINAYNAFTVKVIADNYPLESIRELHRVPGVATVWHEEFFKIGGQATSLNQIEHGILRKDFVEPRIHFAINCASMSCPVLRPEAYTVEKLEAQLTEQARLFLQQEIRNQISPEVANLSSIFSWFKGDFTREGSLVDYINQYLDEKLPQDVEIQFLEYDWSINAHDLSL from the coding sequence ATGAAAAAAGTTGTATGGATACTGGCCGGGATGGGAGCTCTTTTGGGCATCCTGTACTATATGGCGTTTCCATCTTACGGCTCCGCACCTATGGGTAATAAAAACAGCAAAGCGCCCGATCACCAGATTTGGGATCAATTATTAAAAGCACATATAAAAGCTGATGGTCTGGTAGACTATCGAGGATTTCAGGCAGACAATGCCCAGCTCGAAACTTACCTGGATCAACTTAGCAATAATGCTCCCACCGATGCCTGGACAGAAGCGGAGAAACTGGCCTACTGGATCAATGCCTATAATGCTTTTACGGTAAAAGTCATTGCCGATAATTATCCGCTCGAAAGCATACGAGAACTTCATCGAGTACCAGGAGTGGCAACTGTCTGGCATGAAGAATTTTTTAAAATTGGAGGCCAGGCGACCAGTTTAAATCAAATTGAACATGGAATCTTGAGAAAGGATTTTGTTGAGCCTCGTATTCATTTTGCCATCAATTGCGCTTCTATGTCTTGTCCGGTTTTGCGTCCGGAGGCATATACAGTAGAAAAACTCGAAGCTCAACTGACAGAACAAGCCCGACTCTTTTTACAACAAGAAATAAGAAATCAGATCAGTCCTGAGGTGGCGAATCTATCCAGCATATTTTCCTGGTTTAAAGGAGACTTTACCAGAGAAGGAAGTTTAGTCGATTATATCAACCAATATTTGGATGAAAAACTTCCGCAAGACGTTGAAATTCAATTTCTTGAATATGATTGGTCGATCAATGCTCATGACCTATCTTTATAA